Proteins from a genomic interval of Zingiber officinale cultivar Zhangliang chromosome 1B, Zo_v1.1, whole genome shotgun sequence:
- the LOC121986326 gene encoding adagio-like protein 3 produces the protein MAAGAETAGGGEQKPLKRMKWSPDDEMEVEEEFEVVAEEEMVDLGRFYYPLTPSAFVVSDAAQPDFPIIYVNSVFENATGYRADEVLGRNCRFLQFRDPRAQRRHPLVDPMVVAEIHRCLEEGIEFHGEILNFRKDGTPLVNRLRLMPIYGDDGFVTHIIGIQLFSEANIDLNRLSYPVFKHNSCIKSSNQDANSSISETDCIIRYQDYCGILQLSDEVLAHNILSRLTPRDVASIGSVCTRMRQLTKNEHLRKVVCQNAWGREVTIRLELSTKKLGWGRLARELTTLEAASWKKFTVGGRVEPSRCNFSACAVGNRLVLFGGEGINMQPMDDTFVLNLESTNPEWHRVKVTSSPPGRWGHTLSCLNGSWLVVFGGYGRQGLLNDVFVLDLDAKQPGWKEVFGEAPPLPRSWHSSCTVDGSKLVVSGGCTDAGVLLSDTYLLDLTREKPTWREIPSSWVPPPRLGHTLSVYDKTKILMFGGMAKSGTLRLRSCDTYSIDLEEEEPQWRQLGTNGFPGAGPPPRLDHVAVSLPCGRIIIFGGSIAGLHSPSQLFLLDPLEEESTWRILNVPGQPPKFAWGHSTCVVGGTRVLVLGGRTGEEWILNELHELCLASRPDGDA, from the exons ATGGCGGCGGGAGCGGAAACGGCGGGAGGAGGGGAGCAGAAGCCGCTGAAGCGGATGAAGTGGTCGCCGGACGACGAAATGGAGGTGGAGGAAGAGTTTGAAGTGGTGGCGGAGGAGGAGATGGTGGACCTCGGGCGGTTCTACTACCCCCTCACCCCCTCCGCCTTCGTCGTCTCCGATGCCGCCCAACCTGACTTCCCGATCATTTACGTCAACTCCGTTTTTGAGAACGCCACCGGGTACCGCGCCGACGAGGTCCTCGGAAGGAACTG CCGATTCTTGCAGTTTCGTGATCCACGAGCACAAAGAAGGCATCCCCTGGTGGATCCTATGGTTGTTGCTGAAATTCATAGATGTCTAGAGGAAGGCATAGAGTTTCATGGAGAGATTCTCAACTTTCGGAAGGATGGAACTCCATTGGTAAACAGATTGAGGCTCATGCCCATATATGGTGATGATGGTTTTGTGACCCACATCATAGGGATTCAGTTATTCTCTGAAGCAAACATTGATCTCAACCGTTTATCCTACCCTGTCTTCAAACACAACTCCTGCATTAAGTCCTCTAATCAGGATGCAAATTCTTCTATTTCTGAAACTGACTGTATTATCAGATACCAAGACTATTGTGGGATTCTCCAGCTCTCGGATGAAGTCCTTGCTCACAACATTCTGTCACGACTAACACCTAGGGATGTAGCATCTATTGGATCAGTATGCACAAGGATGCGTCAGCTAACAAAGAATGAGCACTTGAGGAAGGTGGTTTGCCAAAATGCATGGGGAAGAGAAGTGACCATAAGATTGGAACTGAGCACCAAAAAATTAGGCTGGGGCAGACTTGCTAGGGAGCTAACCACACTGGAGGCAGCTTCATGGAAGAAGTTCACTGTTGGTGGTAGAGTAGAACCTTCCCGTTGCAATTTCAGTGCATGTGCTGTTGGTAACCGGTTGGTTCTCTTTGGAGGAGAAGGCATCAACATGCAACCAATGGATGATACTTTTGTCCTTAATCTTGAGTCAACAAATCCAGAATGGCACCGTGTGAAggtcacttcttctcctccaggaCGTTGGGGACATACTCTTTCATGTCTAAATGGATCATGGCTAGTTGTCTTCGGGGGCTATGGAAGGCAAGGATTACTCAACGATGTATTTGTGTTGGATTTGGATGCCAAGCAGCCAGGATGGAAAGAAGTATTTGGTGAAGCTCCCCCTTTGCCCAGATCCTGGCACAGCTCTTGCACTGTTGATGGATCGAAACTGGTTGTATCAGGTGGGTGTACAGATGCTGGTGTGCTTCTGAGTGACACCTATCTGCTGGATTTGACAAGAGAGAAGCCAACATGGAGGGAGATACCTTCTTCATGGGTTCCTCCCCCAAGACTCGGCCACACACTTTCAGTATATGACAAAACTAAGATTTTAATGTTTGGGGGTATGGCAAAGAGTGGTACACTAAGGCTGCGGTCATGTGACACTTACAGTATtgatttagaagaagaggagccaCAATGGAGGCAGCTTGGGACTAATGGTTTCCCAGGTGCAGGGCCTCCACCTAGATTGGACCATGTAGCAGTGAGTTTACCCTGTGGAAGGATCATCATCTTTGGTGGATCAATTGCAGGACTTCACTCCCCATCTCAGCTCTTCCTCCTGGATCCCCTGGAAGAAGAATCGACATGGAGGATCCTCAATGTCCCTGGTCAGCCACCAAAGTTTGCATGGGGGCATAGCACTTGTGTAGTTGGAGGGACGAGGGTTCTTGTTCTTGGCGGACGCACAGGTGAAGAATGGATTCTGAACGAGTTACATGAGCTGTGCTTGGCCAGTAGACCTGATGGAGATGCATAA
- the LOC122014900 gene encoding protein RGF1 INDUCIBLE TRANSCRIPTION FACTOR 1-like, whose translation MCPHCLAGRHSDHRLLQIRRYVYQDVVRVHDMANLLDCSKVQPYVVNSAKVVLLKPRRQSKPLKTNTSGPACKICRRSISDSHCYCSITCLVSDVDSPVLTVKEPTVCCQSEPLLADRPASSEDQPSPSPAASPPPFDEGQEDAGRSIPEPSVRKVHRRKGFPRRAPF comes from the exons ATGTGCCCGCACTGCCTCGCCGGCAGACACAGTGACCACCGCCTCCTCCAGATCCGCCGCTACGTCTACCAGGACGTCGTTCGCGTCCACGACATGGCAAATCTGCTGGATTGCTCCAAAGTCCAG CCTTACGTTGTGAACAGTGCGAAAGTTGTGCTGCTAAAGCCGAGGAGGCAATCCAAGCCATTGAAAACGAACACCAGTGGCCCCGCATGCAAAATCTGCCGTCGGTCCATCTCCGATTCCCACTGCTACTGCTCCATCACTTGCTTG GTTTCCGACGTGGACAGCCCTGTACTGACGGTCAAGGAGCCCACCGTCTGTTGCCAATCCGAGCCGCTGCTTGCAGATCGGCCGGCCAGTAGTGAGGATCAGCCGTCCCCATCTCCCGCTGCGTCGCCTCCGCCGTTCGATGAAGGCCAGGAGGACGCTGGCCGTTCGATTCCAGAACCCTCGGTTCGCAAAGTTCACAGGAGGAAAGGATTCCCTCGCAGAGCTCCCTTTTGA